TAGGCCGTCTGCTCGACCAGCAGCGCACTCCACAGCTTGACCAGTCCGCCCAGGCCCTCGAGCACCAGCTCGATCAGGCCGATCCGGGTGAAGTGGTCCGGTCGCCGCCACAGCCACACGGTGAGGGCCACGTTCTTGAGGGCCAGCCCCCCCAGCCCCAGCCGGTCAGACACCGGGAAGTTCCAGCCCGGCGACAGCAGCAGCGTGACCACCGACGTGACCATCACCCCGACGAGCACGACCAGCAGCGAGCCGTACCGGAACCGGAATTCCGGACTGCTCGCCAGGGACCCCGGCGCCCTCCATGTCACGGCGGGCAGGCTACCCGCCCGGCGGGGGCCGCCGCCAGCCCCTGGGGGTACCCCCACCCGGCGGGGTCGTCTAGGCTGCGGCATGACCCCGCCCCTCTCCTACCGCCTGCGGACGGCCACCACCACTGACGCGCCCGCCCTGGCACGGGTCCACGTCACGAGCTGGCGCGAGACCTACGCTGGGCTGCTGCCGGACGACTTCCTGCCCCGGATGACCGATGAAGCCATGCGCGAGCGGCGGGAGGCGAACTGGCAGAGGACCATCGCGGAGGGGCAAGAACTCGTCCTCGTGGGGGAACGGGAGGGGGAGGTGCTCGCTTTCGCCTCGGCCGGGCCGCCGCGCGACCATCCGGGCGTGGACGCGGAGCTCTATACCCTCTACGCGCTGAAGGGCGTGCAGGGGTTGGGCCTGGGGCGGGCGCTGCTGGTGGAGGTGGCCCGGCAGCTCTGCGAACAGGGGCACCGCTCGCTGGCCCTGTGGGTGCTGGACGTGAACCCCACGCGGGCGTGGTACGCGCGGCAGGGCGGGCGCGAGGACGGCGTGAAAAGGGTTCCCCTCCCCGGCGGCGAACTGCGCGAGGTCCGGCTGGTGTGGGACGACCTCGCGGGACTGCGGTAGGCCCATGAGCGGCCCCGCCCCCAGGCCATGAGCGTGGAGGAATACCTGCGCCTGGAGGAAAAGAGCGCCCAGAGGCACGAGTACGTGGGCGGCTTCGTGTACCCGCTGCACGCGCACGCCGGGGCCAGCGAGGCCCATGTGCTGTTCTGGATGAACATCGCAGCGACTCTGTATCCCGGCGCCATGCGGGCCGGATGCCGCCTGTACCAGAGCGACATGAAGCTGCGGGTGGAGGACACCACTTCCTTCTTCTCCCCGGACGTCATGCTGGTGTGCGATCAGCACGACACGGACCGTCAAGCCAAGACCTCGCCCTGCCTGCTCGTGGAGGTCCTCTCCCCCAGCCCCGCCTCGCACGACCGCGTCGGGAAATACGGCATGTATACAGCCATTCCCAGCCTGAAGAGCCACCTGCTCGTGTCGCAGGAGGGGCGCTACGTCGTGGAGTATCAGCGTCGGGAGGGTGGCTGGCAGATGCGCGAACACCGGGAAGGGGGCGAGGTCGGCGTACCCTGCCTGGACTGCACGCTCACCCTGGACGAGATGTACCGGGCTGTGCTCTGAGCGGAATCCCCCCACCGACCCAGCCCACCGCGCCCCCGCCCTGGCTGCCACCGATGAGGCCGAGCGCGTCCTGCCGCTGTTCGAGGTCGCCTGCCCGGACGACTCCCGACCTCGTGAGGCAATTGAGGCGGCGCGGGCGTGGGCACGGTGAGCTCTCCCCGTGCCAGCGGCGCGGGAGCCGCCTTCGCCGCACACGCGGCGGCGCGAAAAGTGCACCGGGAGGCCGCGAAAGCCGCTCGCCGCCACCGCCCACGTGCCCACCCACGCCCCGCACGCGGCGTCCTACGCGCGAAGGGCGGTGGAGCTTAACGCCGCAGCTTCCGTGCCGCCTCGTCGGGGGTGATCTCACCGCGTTCCAGGCTCAGCAGCACCTCGCTCTGGGGGTCGGCGGGTTCGGGTTCGTAGCCGATGGCGCGGAGCAGGGTGTCGAAGCGGGCGCGAACGGTCGGGTAGCTCAGGCCCAAGACCCGCTCGACTTCCTTGAGGTTGCCGCGCACGCGGATATACAGCCGCAGGAACTCCAGATTTTCCGGGGACAGGGTGGCGAACTCGTTGAGGTCGAAGACGCCGCGCACGGTCACGCCGCTGGTGGGAAAACGCAGTTCGGTGACGAGTGGGGCTTCCGTCTCGTCGGGAAAGGGCAGGGGCAGGGGTCTGGACATGGGGTCAGGGTACGGGGCGCGGGCGGAGGCGGGGGCCAGTTCGGCTTCCCCGCCTCCCCCCCGGCCTCATTTCAGGGTGATGGTGACGCTGTTGCCCTCGCTGTCCTCGGCGCTGATCAGGTTGCCGGGCGGGGGGCCGGACTCCAGCAGGAGTTGCAGGGCTTCGAGCGTGAAGCCGGCCCGCTCCAGCGCCTCGATGCCGTGGCGGGGAATCAGTTTGCCCAGGTGGGGCGCGAGGCTGACCGGGAGGTTGGCGTTGTAGCTGTCGCCCTCGCTGGACTCCACCTCGATCCGCAGGATGCGCGGCGCGGCGGAAGGGGACTGGCGGTGCGCCGGGCCGTGACCGTGGGTCGCGTCCACGACCTCGCCCACCCGCTCCAGCACGGAACCCACGCTGTCCATGATGCCCTCCATGTTCACGGGAATGTTCACCGGGCCGGGACCGCGGCGTCCGCGCCCGTCCCACACCCAGTTGCCGGAAAACTGCGGCGGGCGGGGCGGCTGCGGCGGCTGCGGCAGGTCCTTGACCCCGCGCAGCAGCAGCAGGTGTTCGGCCACCTGCCCGCTGTCGAGTTCGCCGCGCGAGAGCAGCGAGGCGATCAGTTCGCGGTCGGCGTCGGTCATCGCCAGCCGGGGGCTGAGGGCGGCGAGCAGTGGGGCGGCGTCCTCCAGCGTGAGCTTGCCCGCCCGCACGAGGTCGAGAATCCGGCGGACTTTCTCTCTCATGCCGTCACCACCTTGACCTGCCCCGCCGTCGCCCGGCAGGAGAGGTGGGCCTCGCCCGCGCCGAGCCGCCCGGTGTGCTGCGTGGTCATGAAGCTGCCCCGGCGCTCAGTCGGGAAATCGGCCTTGAAGCTGCCCACGGTCACGTCGGCCTCCACGGTCACGCTGCTGCCCGGCAGCAGGCGCAGGGTGGCTCCTCCCCCGTTGACTTCCACCCGGTGCTCGCCCCCCGTCAGGCATCCGGCCCATTTCAGGTGGCCGCCGTTGACGGTGGCATTCAGGGTGCGAGCACCCTCCAGCGAGAGGTTGCCGCCGTTCACGCTGACCTGGGTGGGGCCGCTCAGTTCGGCCGCCGTGAGGTTGCCGCCGCTGACCTCCGCCCGCAGGCTGGCCGCGCGGCCCGCCCGGAGGTTCCCGCCGCTGACCTGCGCGACCAGTTCGCCGCCGAGGTCGGGCAGGGTCACATTGCCGCCGCTGACCCGCGCCCGCACATGCCGGGGGGAAAAGGGCAAACTCAGCACCGCGCTGACCGAACTCCAGCCCAGGTGCTCCTGCCCCGGCCGCCGCGCCACCCGCCAGCCGTCGGGCCGGGCTTCCAGCAGCAGCTTGCCGTCCTCGCTGGCGTGCAGTTGCGGACTGACCACCCCCGAGTCGAGCACGACCCGGAGCGTAAAGCCGCTCACGTCCAGTTGTAGGTCGGGCGGCGTGTCCTCGCCAGATGCCGTGTAATGCGCGGCCATGTCCTCCGGCACGTCCTCGACCGCCATGCCTTCCGGTTCCCCCAGCAGCTCCTGCCCTTCCTCGGGGGTGAGTTTGCCCTCGGCCACCAGACGCTCCACCTGTGCGCGAAACCCTTCGTTCGCCTGCTCATTCATGCGCTCCTCCTTTGACGAAATAGAAACATCTGTATCCATGATTGTCAAGACTGGATTTCTAGGTTAGGTATGGAGGCGAAGATGTTGATCCGGAAATGTCCCGATGGAGACAACCTTTTCGGGTCCAGTTCCTGTTCCCAGGCTCCATCTGTCTGCACTGAGTCCAAACCTCAACTTCAGGATTTAGAAATCTCGGCTTTTCAATCCGCTCCCAAGGCCGCCGCCCCGTATCCTCATCCCCATGACCAGCCCTTCGCCTGCCCTGCCGGATCTCACGCCTGCCCAGCGGACGGAGGTGGAGTTGCTCGCGCGGGGCAAGGCGGAAAAGAGCCGGACCCTGCGCGACCTCGGGCAGCCGGAGACGCCGGAAGCCGCCCACGCCCTGCTGCTGCGGCTGGGGCTGTGGGATGAGGCGCGGACGCCTTACGCCGACCGCCTGGGGGCCGCGCTGCAAGACGTGGCGCTGCCCGTGCCCGACTTCGCCCCGGAACCCCGGCTGGACCTGACGCACCTTCCCGCCTTCGCCATCGACGACGAGGGCAACCGCGACCCCGACGACGCGGTGGGCCTCGAAGCCCTCGGCGGGGGCCTGACCCGGCTGTGGGTCCACGTGGCGGACGTGGCTGCGCTGGTCCCGCCAGACAGCCCGCTCGACCAGGAAGCGCGGGCGCGGGGCGCGACCCTCTACCTCCCCGACCGCACAGTGGGGATGCTGCCGGACGGGATGGTCGAACGGGCGGGGCTGGGGTTGCACGAAACCTCGCCCGCCCTGTCCATCGCGCTGGATCTGGACGCGGACGGGAATGCCGACGCGGTGGACGTGCACCTGACCACCGTGCGGGTCACCCGGCTGACCTACACCCAGGCCCAGGAACGGCTGGAAGCGGGCGAGGAACCCTTCGTCTCGCTGGCCCGCCTCGCCCGCGCGAGCCGCGAGCTGCGTGAGGGGGAGGGGGCACTCTCCATCGACCTGCCGGAGGTGCGGGTCAAGGCCGACGAACACGGCGCGGCCGTCCTGCCCCTGCCCAAGCCGGAGATGCGCTTCGTGGTGCAGGAGTGCATGACGCTGGCGGGGTGGGGGGCGGCCATTTATGCCGACGACCACGGTATCCCGCTGCCTTTCGCCACCCAGGACGCCCCCACGCGGGAGGTGCGCGGCGACACCCTGCCCGCCCAGTGGGCGCGGCGCAAGACGCTGGCCCGCACCCGCTTTCAGCCCGCGCCGGGGCCGCACCACGGGATGGGCCTCGACCTCTACGCGCAGGCGACCAGCCCGATGCGGCGCTACCTCGACCTGGTGGTGCACCAGCAACTGCGGGCGCACCTTAACGGGGGCGAGGCCCTGGGCGGCAAGGCGGTCGCGGAGCGGGTCGCGCAGGCGGGCATGAACGCCGACGCCACCCGGCAGGCCGAGCGCCTCAGCCGCAGGCACCACACCCTGCGCTTTGTCGCCGCGCAGCCGGAGCGCGAGTGGGACGCCGTGGTGGTCGACCGCCGGGGACCGCAGGCCACCCTGCTGATTCCGGAGCTGGCCTTCGACGTGCCCGTCAGCACGCCCGCCGCCCCCGGCACGGCTCTGAAAGTGCGGCTGGGGGACGTGAATTTGCCCACGCTGAGCGTGCGGGCGCGGATCGTTGGGTAGGCCCCGGACGCGCCCGATCCCCGCTCCTGGTGGGATTTGACCCAGTTCAGAGAACAGCGTCTGCACGGCCGAATCCGCTTCATCTTTCATTCATCTGCCCGGCAGGGTGTCTACACTCAGGCCCATGAACGGCGTTCGCACCGACATCGTGTCCCTCCGGATGAGCCACTGCCGAGCCGAACACGCTGCCGCTGGAGCCCAGTACCACCTCGCGGTGCTGCACTACCGCGAGTGTCTGGAGGCCGCCGAGCGCCGGGAAGACTGCCGCGCGGTGGAGTTTTTCGCCCTCAAGCTCGCCGAGTGCTACGACGCGATGGGCCTGCCCGACAAGGCCCGGCACTTCCGGGCGCTCGCCTGCACGGACGGCGGGCCGCTGCTGGGCTGAGGCTGAGCGAGTCGTGCGCCGCCTCCTGTCTGCCCTCCTCCTGACCCTCGTGGGAACGGCGAGTGCTGCCACCCTCCAACTTCAGCCGGGGCAAACCGGACGGCTGGGCGAGTTCACCCTGACTGTGCTGCGGGTGCAGGACAGCCGTTGCCGCCCGGACGTGCAGTGCATCCAGGCGGGCGAACTGAGGGCGTCGGTGCTGGTGCGCCGGGGGGGCCGCCTCGCCCTGCTGCACATGACGCTGCCGGAGCCGCGGGTCACGTCGGCCATTGACGGCTGGTATCTGCCCGTGCGGCTGCAAGAGGCGACGTTCGAGCGGCTGCCGCGCCTGACCTTCACCGATAGTCAGCCCTGACACGCCGCTGATGTGCGCCTCACTAACGCCTGTCCCCGCCCTATCCTGAGCATGTGAACAAACTCCTGATATGCGGCGGCCTGCTGGCCCTGGCTTGCGGCGTGGCGCAGGCGGCGCCGAGCACCTATTACGGCGTGCGGCTCTCGGTGGATACGCCGCTGGACTTCGGCGTGGGCGTGCAGGCCACCTACGACGCCGAGCGGTACGCGCTGCGGGCGGGCGTGGATGTCCGCAGCCTGGTGGGCTACACCCTGGGCTTCGGGGCAGACGCGAGTGTGCTCTTTCCGCTGGTGGGCACGCCGAACACCGCGAGCCGGGTGCAGGCCGGGGCTGGACTGGGCCTCGAGCGGCACAATGGCATCCTGACGGTGGTGCGGCCCCATCTGCTCATCAACGGAGAAGTGCGCGTGGCCCGCTCGGTCACGGCCTTCGCGGAGGGCAGCCTGGGGTACACCTTCCTGCTGCCCGGCGAGGGCGAGGGCCTGAACCTCTTTTCGCCCGGCCTGCGGGTGGGGCTGAACTTCCGCTGAAGCCAGGGTCGCCCAGGCCCCCGTCACCCTGCGGCCCAGGCCGGGTCTGTTTTAATACCGGCCATGCAGCACTTCTCTCCCGCAGACCCCACCCCGCGCGAGCGGGGCTTTGTCATGCCCGCCGAGTGGGCCGAACACGCCGCGACGTGGATGAGCTGGCCCGCCGACGACGACCTCTGGTTCGGGCACCTCGCCGGGGTGCGGGGCGATTACGCCGAGTTGGTGCGGACGGTGGCCCGCTTCGAGCCTGTGCACCTGCTGGTCCGCGACGAGGAAAGCGAAACGGACGCGCGGGCGCGGCTGGTGGGAGCAGATGTCACCTACCACCGGGTGCCGCTGGACGACTCGTGGATTCGGGACAACGGCCCGATCTTCGTGCGCGACGGGCAGGGCCGCGTGTCGCTGGTAAACTGGCGTTTCAACGCCTGGGGCGGCAAGTTCGAGTGGGAAAACGACGACCGCATCCCCGAGCACGTGGCCGCGCACCTGAACCTCCCCCACTGGGACCGCCCGGAGGTGCTGGAAGGCGGCGGCATCGAGGTCAACGGCGCGGGCGTGGGCCTGACCACCCGCTCCTGCCTGCTCACCGACACGCGCAATCCCGACCTGACGGAAGCCGAGTACGCGGCGCTCCTGCGCGAGACGCTGGGCATCGAGAAGCTGCTGTGGCTCGACGGGGGCCTCGAAAACGACCACACCGACGGCCACATCGACACCATCACCCGCTTCGTGGACGAGCGGACCATCGTCACGAGCGTGGCAGAGGACGAGACGGATCCCAACCACGCGGTGATGGCGAAGAATCTGGCCGAGTTGCGGGGGATGACCGACCTCAGCGGCGAACCCTTCCGCATCGTGGAACTGCCCCTGCCCGCCACCCGGCTGGAGGGGGCCGAGGGGAGGCTGCCGCCCACCTACGCGAACTTCTACATCGGCAACGGCTTCGTGGCCGTGCCGCTGTACGGCGACCCCAACGACGAGCGGGCGCTGGAGGTGCTGCGGCCCCTCTTTCCGGACCGGGAGGTGATCGGGTTGATGAGCCGCGCGATTATTGAGGGCGGCGGCTCCTTCCACTGCCTGACCCAGCAGCAGCCCGCCGGAACGCTGTGGAACGGGGAGTGATCGTGCTGGGGGATGGGTACGAGGCCCGCCCCGTCTCCTACGAGATTTACCGCGACGCCTGCGCCCGGCTGGAAGGCCGCATCTTCGGCGGCGGCTGGGGGTACACTTTCGGGCCGTCCGTCAAGGCCCCCGTGCCGCTGGGCGAGACGTTCCAGTGGGGCCTTTACCACGGGGACGAGCTGATCGGCTGGCATCACGCGCACCAGCGCGACGAGCGCACCATCTACATGGCCGATACGGGGCTGCTGCCCGAGCATCAGGGGCGCGGCCTCTACACTCGGCTGCTGCCGCATGTGCTGGACGTGTACCGGGACGCCGGCTACACCCTCGTCACCAGCCACCACCGGGCGACCAACAACCGCGTGCTCGTGCCCAAGCTGCGGGCCGGGTTCTTCGTGCAGGGCCTGAATCTGTACGAGGGCGGGCTGAACGTGGCCCTCACGCTGAGTCTGGACGAGGCCTACCGGGACGCGATGCACGTTCGCAGCGGCCTCCGGCAGGCGAGCGGGGAGGCGGCGCGGCGGCTGGGCCTGGGGGAGCTGCCGGAGCAAGATTCGCCCACGCCCCCCCACCTCCCCCTCCCCGCCCAGGCGGGCGACGGGGTGAACCTGGGGGGCGGCTACACCCTCCACCCCGTGCCGGAGACGGTCTTCCGCGCGGTCTACGCCGAGCTGGAGGCCGCCGCCTACGCGACCGTCAGCTTCGACTGGCAAAGCCCCGCGCCCCTGCCGCCGCTGGCCGTGCCCCGTTATGCCTGGCTGGTCGGCTATGCAGGCGAGGTCGTGGGCTGGCAGATGTCACGGCAGTGGGACACCCGCACCGCCTACATGGTGAACACGGCGCTGTTGCCAGGGCACCGGGGCCGGGGCGTGTACTCGCGGCTTCTGCCCACCGTGCTGGAGTTCCTGCGGGGAGAGGGCTACGCCCTCGTCCGCAGCCACCACCACGCCACCAACAATGCCGTGCTCATTCCCAAGCTGCGGGCGGGCTTCTGTCTTCAGGGAATGCAGGTGGATGAACACGGGGTCACCGCCGTGCTCGTCCACCCGTTCGACCCCGCGTACCGCGCCTATATGGATGTCCGCAGCGGGCTGGCCCGGCCGCAGGGCGAGGTCGCGCGGCGGCTGGGCCTGGGCGATTAGGCCTTGTTCGCCGGACGGTTCTTTGCCCGCTTGATGGTGGCGATTCCGGCGCCCGCATTCAGCACCTCGCCGTAGAGCGCCCACCACTGGCGGGCCGTGTCCGGGTCGCGGGTGAGGTTCTCGAAGCGGTAGTAGGCGGCGCTCCCGTCCGGCAGGACGAAGGTGGGCGTGCCGAACACGCCGATCTCCGCCGCGTCCGCGAGGTCCGCGCGGAGGCTGGCCCGCAGGCCCGCCTCGTCCTGACGGTCGGCCTCCCAGCGGTCCAGGTCCAGACCCGCGTCCCGCGCCGCCTGGACGAAGGTGGCCTCCTCCAGCGGCTGTTTCCCCTCGTGGTGGGCGCGGTACAGGGCGAGGGTGTAGGCCCACGCCTGCTCCTCGCCCTGGCGGGCGGCGGCCTGCGCGGACAGGAAGGCGGGGAGGCTGGCCTGCTGAAAGCGGTCACCCTCGCCCAGCGGCTGGTCGGTCAGCCACCACACGGGCGCGGCCTGACCGGCGTTCTCGGGGTGATTGCCCTGGGTCAGCGAGAAGTGGCGCAGCTTGAACGTCTCGCCCTCCCCGCGCAGCACGGCGGCCAGCTCCACGCCGCGCCAGGCGTACGGGCACAGGAAATCGAAGAAAACCTCGGTGGTGCCGGAGGGGGAAGCGGTCATGCGGGCACGCTAACACGCCTTTCCAGAGTCTCCGTGAAGCCGCCGAACCCGCTGTCCTTTAGCCTGCACTGCCCTTCACCCTGCCCCGCGCCCCGGCCGGGTACCCTGGGGCCATGACCCGCACCCCCGAGACCGTCAAGCTCGCCGTCGTGCAGATGCACATGACCAGCCAGCTTGAAGACAACCTCGCCCGCGCCGAGGCCCATGTGCGTGACGCCGCCCGGCAGGGGGCCAACGTCGTGCTGCTGCCCGAGCTGTTCGAGAACCTCTACTTCTGTCAGGTCGAACGCGAGGACTACTTCGGGCTGGCGCATCCGCTGGACGATCATCCTTTCGTGGGGCGCTTCCAGAATCTGGCGCAGGAACTCGGCGTGGTCCTGCCGCTCTCGTACTTCGAGCAGGCGGGGCAGGCGCACTACAACTCGCTGGTGTGCATCGACGCGGACGGGGCCATTCTCGGCAACTACCGCAAGACCCATATCCCCGACGGCCCCGGCTACGAGGAGAAGTACTACTTCGCCACCGGGGACACCGGCTTCCGGGTGTGGCCGACCAGGTTCGGGCGCGTGGGCGTGGGCATCTGCTGGGACCAGTGGTACCCCGAGACCGCCCGGGCGATGATGCTGATGGGCGCGGACTTCCTGCTCTACCCCACCGCCATCGGCAGTGAGCCCGCCGAGGTCGAGACGCCCAACAACTACCAGATGTGGCAGCGGGCGATGGTCGGGCACGCGGTGAGCAACTCGACCTACGTGGGGTCCTCCAACCGCATCGGCACCGAGCGGGTCGGGGACCTGGAACAGACCTACTACGGGCACTCCTTCATTTCCGACTACACCGGCGAGATCGTGGCCGAGTTCGGGGAGACGGAGGAAGGGCCGCTGCTGCACACCCTCGACCTCGTGGAAGCGAGGAAGTTCCGCGCCGGAATGGGCTTTTTCCGCGACCGCCGCCCGGAGCTGTACGGGGTGCTGATGACGACCGACGGGGTGACCAAGCGGGGCTGAGCGCCGCGCCCTACCCTGGGCAGATGCCCGACCGTCCCCATTCCCGCGAGTGGTATGCCCGCCTGGCCCGTGAGCTGGGCGGCTACCGCCATCCCTGGACCCGCGAGCTGGACGGTCCCGACCCCGAACTGACCTTCGACGCGCTGCTGCAAGGGCGGCTGGGGCCGGAGGTCCGGGTGCTGGAGGCGGGCTGCGGCCACGGCCCCGACGCGGCCCGCTTTGGGGGCGAGGTCGCCCGCTGGGTGGCCTACGACCGGGTGCCGGAGCTGCTCGCGCAGGCCCGCGTGCATGCTCCCCACGCCGACTTCCACCTCTGGGACGGCAAGGGCGCGGTGCCGGAGGCCCTGCGCGGCCCCTTCGACCTGATCGTGTCGCGCCGGGGGCCGACGGGCGTGATTCTGCGGCTGCCCGAACTCGCCGCGCCGGGTGCCCGGTTCCTGTACGTGGGGCCAAAGCTGGAGGTGCCCCAGGGGCCGGAGCGCCTGCGGGCGGTGGGCTGGAACCTGCTGGGCGAGTGGCGCGTGTCCGTGCAGGCCTGGGCACCGACCCCGGAGGACTGGGCGACCCGCTGCACGTGGATGCAGGAAGAAGCGCGGCTGGGGGAATGGAACCAGCGGGCCACCCCACGCGGCCTGAGCTACCGCGAGGAGCGGTATGTGGTGCTGACCGGGGTGCCGTAACTCGCCCCGGTGAAGGTCAGCCCCTGCGCGGGCACGTTCGCCCCTGCCCGCCTCCGCTCGCGCCCGGCGAGGATGGCGGGCACGTCCCCCGCCGCCAGCTTGCCCTGACCCACCAGGAGCAGCGTGCCCACCAGCCCCCGCACCATGTGCCGCAGGAAGCTCTCGCCCGCGACGTGGACCTCCCAGACCTGGCCGCCGTACACGGCCGGGCCGGGCCGCACCGCGAGCGCCCGCAACTCGCGCACCGTCTGACGGTCTTCCTGGGTGGCGAAGGCGGCGAAGTCGTGGGTGCCGATCAGGGGCCGGGCGGCGGCATTCATGGCGGGCACGTCCAGCGGCCCCGGCACGTGCAGGGCGCGTCCCGCCCACAGCGGATGGCGCTGGGGCGCGTGCAGCAGCCGGTAGGTGTAGCGCCGCTCGGTGCAGGAGAAGCGGGCGTGGAAGCCGGGCGGGGCCTCGCCCGCCTCCAGCACCGCCACGCTCTCCGGGAGGTGGGCGTTGAGGGCACGGGCCAGCCGCTCTGTGGGTATCCGGAAGGCTTCCGGCACGTCGATGTGCGCGGGCATCGCCTCCGCGTGGACTCCCGCATCGGTGCGGCCGGCAGCCACCGGGCGGGCGGCTTCCCCCGCTCCCAGTCGGGCGAAGGCGGCGTGGAGGGTGTCCTGCACGCTGGGGGCATGGGGCTGCGACTGCCACCCGGCGAAGCCCGAGCCGTTCCAGGCGAGCAGCAGGCGCAGCCGCCGGAAACCGGGGGGCG
This Deinococcus sp. HSC-46F16 DNA region includes the following protein-coding sequences:
- a CDS encoding putative immunity protein; this encodes MAGRCANTGKGARSAYPAWTARSPWTRCTGLCSERNPPTDPAHRAPALAATDEAERVLPLFEVACPDDSRPREAIEAARAWAR
- a CDS encoding trans-aconitate 2-methyltransferase, with protein sequence MPDRPHSREWYARLARELGGYRHPWTRELDGPDPELTFDALLQGRLGPEVRVLEAGCGHGPDAARFGGEVARWVAYDRVPELLAQARVHAPHADFHLWDGKGAVPEALRGPFDLIVSRRGPTGVILRLPELAAPGARFLYVGPKLEVPQGPERLRAVGWNLLGEWRVSVQAWAPTPEDWATRCTWMQEEARLGEWNQRATPRGLSYREERYVVLTGVP
- a CDS encoding DsbA family protein, producing the protein MTASPSGTTEVFFDFLCPYAWRGVELAAVLRGEGETFKLRHFSLTQGNHPENAGQAAPVWWLTDQPLGEGDRFQQASLPAFLSAQAAARQGEEQAWAYTLALYRAHHEGKQPLEEATFVQAARDAGLDLDRWEADRQDEAGLRASLRADLADAAEIGVFGTPTFVLPDGSAAYYRFENLTRDPDTARQWWALYGEVLNAGAGIATIKRAKNRPANKA
- a CDS encoding agmatine/peptidylarginine deiminase, giving the protein MQHFSPADPTPRERGFVMPAEWAEHAATWMSWPADDDLWFGHLAGVRGDYAELVRTVARFEPVHLLVRDEESETDARARLVGADVTYHRVPLDDSWIRDNGPIFVRDGQGRVSLVNWRFNAWGGKFEWENDDRIPEHVAAHLNLPHWDRPEVLEGGGIEVNGAGVGLTTRSCLLTDTRNPDLTEAEYAALLRETLGIEKLLWLDGGLENDHTDGHIDTITRFVDERTIVTSVAEDETDPNHAVMAKNLAELRGMTDLSGEPFRIVELPLPATRLEGAEGRLPPTYANFYIGNGFVAVPLYGDPNDERALEVLRPLFPDREVIGLMSRAIIEGGGSFHCLTQQQPAGTLWNGE
- a CDS encoding DUF2089 domain-containing protein, which gives rise to MSRPLPLPFPDETEAPLVTELRFPTSGVTVRGVFDLNEFATLSPENLEFLRLYIRVRGNLKEVERVLGLSYPTVRARFDTLLRAIGYEPEPADPQSEVLLSLERGEITPDEAARKLRR
- the aguB gene encoding N-carbamoylputrescine amidase yields the protein MTRTPETVKLAVVQMHMTSQLEDNLARAEAHVRDAARQGANVVLLPELFENLYFCQVEREDYFGLAHPLDDHPFVGRFQNLAQELGVVLPLSYFEQAGQAHYNSLVCIDADGAILGNYRKTHIPDGPGYEEKYYFATGDTGFRVWPTRFGRVGVGICWDQWYPETARAMMLMGADFLLYPTAIGSEPAEVETPNNYQMWQRAMVGHAVSNSTYVGSSNRIGTERVGDLEQTYYGHSFISDYTGEIVAEFGETEEGPLLHTLDLVEARKFRAGMGFFRDRRPELYGVLMTTDGVTKRG
- a CDS encoding GNAT family N-acetyltransferase → MTPPLSYRLRTATTTDAPALARVHVTSWRETYAGLLPDDFLPRMTDEAMRERREANWQRTIAEGQELVLVGEREGEVLAFASAGPPRDHPGVDAELYTLYALKGVQGLGLGRALLVEVARQLCEQGHRSLALWVLDVNPTRAWYARQGGREDGVKRVPLPGGELREVRLVWDDLAGLR
- the truA gene encoding tRNA pseudouridine(38-40) synthase TruA, which codes for MSGPPYAPPPGFRRLRLLLAWNGSGFAGWQSQPHAPSVQDTLHAAFARLGAGEAARPVAAGRTDAGVHAEAMPAHIDVPEAFRIPTERLARALNAHLPESVAVLEAGEAPPGFHARFSCTERRYTYRLLHAPQRHPLWAGRALHVPGPLDVPAMNAAARPLIGTHDFAAFATQEDRQTVRELRALAVRPGPAVYGGQVWEVHVAGESFLRHMVRGLVGTLLLVGQGKLAAGDVPAILAGRERRRAGANVPAQGLTFTGASYGTPVSTTYRSSR
- a CDS encoding GNAT family N-acetyltransferase encodes the protein MERGVIVLGDGYEARPVSYEIYRDACARLEGRIFGGGWGYTFGPSVKAPVPLGETFQWGLYHGDELIGWHHAHQRDERTIYMADTGLLPEHQGRGLYTRLLPHVLDVYRDAGYTLVTSHHRATNNRVLVPKLRAGFFVQGLNLYEGGLNVALTLSLDEAYRDAMHVRSGLRQASGEAARRLGLGELPEQDSPTPPHLPLPAQAGDGVNLGGGYTLHPVPETVFRAVYAELEAAAYATVSFDWQSPAPLPPLAVPRYAWLVGYAGEVVGWQMSRQWDTRTAYMVNTALLPGHRGRGVYSRLLPTVLEFLRGEGYALVRSHHHATNNAVLIPKLRAGFCLQGMQVDEHGVTAVLVHPFDPAYRAYMDVRSGLARPQGEVARRLGLGD
- a CDS encoding Uma2 family endonuclease is translated as MSVEEYLRLEEKSAQRHEYVGGFVYPLHAHAGASEAHVLFWMNIAATLYPGAMRAGCRLYQSDMKLRVEDTTSFFSPDVMLVCDQHDTDRQAKTSPCLLVEVLSPSPASHDRVGKYGMYTAIPSLKSHLLVSQEGRYVVEYQRREGGWQMREHREGGEVGVPCLDCTLTLDEMYRAVL
- a CDS encoding ribonuclease R family protein; the protein is MTSPSPALPDLTPAQRTEVELLARGKAEKSRTLRDLGQPETPEAAHALLLRLGLWDEARTPYADRLGAALQDVALPVPDFAPEPRLDLTHLPAFAIDDEGNRDPDDAVGLEALGGGLTRLWVHVADVAALVPPDSPLDQEARARGATLYLPDRTVGMLPDGMVERAGLGLHETSPALSIALDLDADGNADAVDVHLTTVRVTRLTYTQAQERLEAGEEPFVSLARLARASRELREGEGALSIDLPEVRVKADEHGAAVLPLPKPEMRFVVQECMTLAGWGAAIYADDHGIPLPFATQDAPTREVRGDTLPAQWARRKTLARTRFQPAPGPHHGMGLDLYAQATSPMRRYLDLVVHQQLRAHLNGGEALGGKAVAERVAQAGMNADATRQAERLSRRHHTLRFVAAQPEREWDAVVVDRRGPQATLLIPELAFDVPVSTPAAPGTALKVRLGDVNLPTLSVRARIVG